One genomic segment of Misgurnus anguillicaudatus chromosome 25, ASM2758022v2, whole genome shotgun sequence includes these proteins:
- the tubb6 gene encoding tubulin, beta 6 class V, protein MREIVHIQAGQCGNQIGTKFWEVISDEHGIDPVGNYVGDSGLQLDRINVYYNEASSHKYVPRAVLVDLEPGTMDSVRSGAFGQLFRPDSFIFGQTGAGNNWAKGHYTEGAELMDSILDVVRKECEHCDCLQGFQLTHSLGGGTGSGMGTLLISKIREEYPDRIMNTFSVMPSPKVSDTVVEPYNATLSVHQLVENTDETYCIDNEALYDICFRTLKLTTPTYGDLNHLVSSTMSGVTTSLRFPGQLNADLRKLAVNMVPFPRLHFFMPGFAPLTARGSQQYRALTVPELTQQMFDAKNMMAACDPRHGRYLTVATVFRGPMSMKEVDEQMLAIQNKNSNYFVEWIPNNVKVAVCDIPPRGLKMASTFIGNSTAIQELFKRISEQFSAMFRRKAFLHWFTGEGMDEMEFTEAESNMNDLVSEYQQYQEATANEGEEAFEDDEEEVNE, encoded by the exons ATGAGAGAGATCGTTCATATTCAGGCCGGCCAGTGCGGAAATCAGATCGGTACAAAG TTCTGGGAAGTCATCAGCGATGAGCATGGCATTGATCCAGTCGGCAACTATGTAGGTGACTCAGGCCTGCAGCTTGACAGAATTAATGTGTACTACAATGAAGCATCCT ccCACAAATATGTTCCCAGAGCAGTGCTGGTGGACCTGGAGCCAGGCACTATGGATAGTGTTCGATCCGGGGCATTTGGACAACTTTTTCGACCTGACAGCTTCATTTTTG GACAGACAGGTGCGGGAAACAATTGGGCGAAGGGACACTACACTGAAGGAGCCGAGCTAATGGACTCCATCCTGGATGTGGTTAGGAAAGAGTGCGAACATTGCGACTGCCTTCAAGGCTTCCAGCTGACGCATTCCCTGGGAGGTGGAACCGGATCCGGGATGGGGACTCTTCTTATCAGTAAAATCCGTGAGGAGTATCCTGACCGCATCATGAACACCTTCAGCGTCATGCCTTCACCTAAAGTGTCCGACACAGTGGTGGAACCCTACAACGCCACGCTATCTGTACATCAGCTGGTGGAAAACACAGACGAAACCTACTGTATCGACAATGAAGCTCTTTATGACATCTGCTTCCGCACgctcaagctcaccacgcctaCGTATGGAGATCTCAATCACTTGGTTTCGTCCACCATGAGCGGGGTCACCACGTCACTGAGGTTCCCCGGCCAGCTTAACGCAGACCTGCGCAAGCTGGCCGTCAACATGGTCCCTTTCCCTCGCCTACATTTCTTCATGCCTGGTTTTGCGCCGTTGACCGCACGAGGGAGTCAGCAGTATCGCGCCCTCACCGTCCCCGAGCTGACCCAGCAGATGTTTGATGCCAAAAACATGATGGCCGCCTGCGACCCGCGCCACGGCCGCTACCTCACGGTGGCTACGGTTTTCCGTGGACCGATGTCCATGAAGGAAGTGGACGAGCAGATGCTGGCTATTCAGAACAAGAACAGCAACTATTTTGTCGAGTGGATTCCCAATAATGTTAAAGTTGCGGTGTGTGACATTCCACCGAGGGGGCTCAAGATGGCTTCCACTTTTATCGGCAACAGCACCGCCATCCAAGAGCTCTTCAAGCGCATTTCCGAGCAGTTCTCGGCCATGTTCAGACGCAAGGCTTTCCTGCACTGGTTCACAGGAGAAGGCATGGATGAGATGGAGTTCACCGAGGCCGAGAGCAACATGAATGATCTGGTTTCTGAATATCAGCAGTATCAGGAGGCCACGGCCAATGAGGGCGAGGAGGCGTTTGAAGATGATGAAGAAGAGGTGAATGAATAA